The Pyxidicoccus sp. MSG2 DNA segment TTCGGTGGTCACCGGTATCTCCTTCCTGGGGCCGTGTATGCCGCCTAGCGGGCCGTGTCGACCTTGATGACGCCGCGGCGGATCTGGTCGAGCTCGATGGACTCGAAGAGCGCCTGGAAGTTCCCGTTACCGAACCCCTCGTTGCCCTTGCGCTGGATGATTTCGAAGAAGATGGGCCCGAAGAGATTCTCGGTGAAGATCTGCAGCAGCAGCCCTTCCTGCTCGTTGCCGTCGATGAGGATGCGGTTCTTGCGCATCCGCTCCAGGTCCTCGCCGTGGTTGGGGACGCGCTTGTCGACGAGGTCGTAGTAGGTGTCGATGGTGTCCTGCAGGGACACGCCGCGCTGACGCAGGCGCTCCACGGTGCCGTAGATGTCGCGCGTCGTCAGGGCCAGGTGCTGGATGCCCTCGCCGTTGTACTGGCGGATGAACTCCTCAATCTGGGACTTGTCGTCCTGGCTCTCGTTGAGGGGGATGCGGATGGCCTTGTCCGGGGCAATCATCGCCTGGCTGAACAGGCCCGTCGCCTGACCCTTGATGTCGAAGTACTTCTGCTCGGTGAAGCCGAAGATGCGGTTGTAGAAGGTGGACCAGGTGCGCATCTGGCCCCGGCGCACGTTGTGCGTCAGGTGGTCCAGCGACTCCAGGCCGACGCTGTTCTTCGCCTCGGCCGCGTCCGCGCCGGGGAACTTCGTCCAGGCGTCATAGATGGAGCCCTTCGCGCCGTAGCGGTCGACGAGGTACAGCAGGCTGCCGCCGATGCCCTCCAGAACATAGGAGCCGTCACCCAGCGCGCCACGGGCCGGGTCGGCCGCCTTCGCGCCGCGCTCCAGGGCCATCTCGTACGCCGTGCGCGCGTTGGCCACGCGGAAGGCCATGCCGCTGGCGGACGGGCCGTGGGCCTGGCGGAACTCCGCGGCCTGGCCGGTGGCCTCGCGGTTGACGAGCAGGCTGATGTCACCCTGCTTGAAGCGGATCAGGTCCCGGGTCGGGTGCTTGGAGTACGCGGTGAAGCCCAACCGCTCCAGCAGGCCCACCATCACCTCGGGTGCGGGGCTCGTGAACTCCACGAACTCGAAGCCATTCAGCCCAAGAGGGTTCTCAGCCGTGTCCACCATTGCACCGCCTCCGCGAATCGCGTTGGGCGCGGGCACGCCGCGCCAGGTCCCGGGAAGCCCCCAGCTGAGGGAGGCTTCTTCGCGGCGAAAGGTAGGGATCGACCTGCTCAGCGAAAAGTACAAAGCACAGGCAGAGACTGTCAGTCCTCCACACAGTGCGGTGCGCCATGAAAGCGGGCCTTCGTGACGCCACGCGGCGCCCTCTGAAGAGGGGCCTGGAGGGAGTCCGGGTGGGGTGGAGAGGGGCCCGGTTCCTACCCCTCAGGGGGGAAGTCGGGCCACCCCGCCCTGCTTCCGGGCGGCCGAGGGAATGTCAGACCCCTCCGGTAGTCTGCATCCATCAACAACGAAGCCGAAAAGGAAGGTCGCCATGACTGCCACTCGTGAGAACCCGCGCGTCTCCGTCAACAAGCTCGGTCAGTACCTCACCGCGACGCCTTCGCTGCGCAAGCGCATCATCCACGGCCAGAAGCACCCGGTGGACCCGCAGTACCTGCGTTATCCCGCCGCCTCGCAGGCCATCGTCGAGTTCCTCTGCGAGGGCCGCGACGAGGTCATCCTGCGCTACCACCAGCGTCGGCTGCTGAACGCCGCGCCGGAGTCGGACTTCGACGCGCACCGCCTCGCGCTGTGCGCCGAGGCCCTGCAGCGCTGCCTCGTCTCCGTGGACGGGCTCGCCTCGCACGCCATCGCCAGCCCCGCGGACGTGGACCTGCCGCCGCTGGAGCTGGCGGGCGTCGCCGTCAACGTGCGGCCGGAGGTGCTGCTGCGCAGCGTGGACGCGCAGGGGCAGATGCGCTCGGGCGTGCTGAAGCTCTACTTCTCCAAGCACACGCCGCTGGACGAGCGCGCCGGGCAGTACATCGCCACCGTGCTCCAGCGCTACGCCGAGCAGCGGCTGGAGCAG contains these protein-coding regions:
- the hppD gene encoding 4-hydroxyphenylpyruvate dioxygenase, giving the protein MVDTAENPLGLNGFEFVEFTSPAPEVMVGLLERLGFTAYSKHPTRDLIRFKQGDISLLVNREATGQAAEFRQAHGPSASGMAFRVANARTAYEMALERGAKAADPARGALGDGSYVLEGIGGSLLYLVDRYGAKGSIYDAWTKFPGADAAEAKNSVGLESLDHLTHNVRRGQMRTWSTFYNRIFGFTEQKYFDIKGQATGLFSQAMIAPDKAIRIPLNESQDDKSQIEEFIRQYNGEGIQHLALTTRDIYGTVERLRQRGVSLQDTIDTYYDLVDKRVPNHGEDLERMRKNRILIDGNEQEGLLLQIFTENLFGPIFFEIIQRKGNEGFGNGNFQALFESIELDQIRRGVIKVDTAR